A genomic region of Solanum dulcamara chromosome 2, daSolDulc1.2, whole genome shotgun sequence contains the following coding sequences:
- the LOC129873063 gene encoding F-box protein CPR1-like: MESEASNVPSNLNMTIPIPSVELVSEILSRLPVKFLLKFRSVSKSWLSLISSSEFIKNHLNLSANNKEDTHHVLILDVGGGKWNYKGFPLKSLFYDSVTEPLELDFPIEKNNHWHYVKGSCNGLVYLSDYCLEYSLLWNPTTRKHKDLPPFRPRAKKTEPAFGFGYDELHDDYKVVIISYNYTIRTSDDIEVKVYSLKSDSWTSVDYCDEGIFFIKKSPGYCGEILIDNGFLGGKLYWGTSISDPNPNVHNSRNIMAFDLANEKWEKVEEPSYGERETELLVGKLGSDLCVFIDYKTIHIGVWVMKEYEVKESWINMFTIPYPNDPEWFPNFFMSNKGKILSVSGATFMIYNSTDDSFRYSCVTNCHDGQYAQFYLESLVCPLSTQGAENAEKAHIKKSSNK, encoded by the coding sequence ATGGAATCTGAAGCCTCCAATGTTCCATCAAATTTGAACATGACAATTCCTATTCCATCAGTAGAACTCGTCAGTGAAATCCTTTCGAGGCTTCCAGTAaaatttctcttgaaatttAGGTCTGTTTCGAAATCTTGGCTTTCTTTAATCTCTAGCTCTGAATTTATCAAGAATCATCTGAATTTATCGGCTAATAACAAGGAAGACACCCACCATGTACTTATTTTGGATGTTGGTGGAGGGAAATGGAATTATAAGGGATTTCCTCttaaatctttattttatgACTCTGTTACTGAGCCTCTTGAATTGGATTTTCCCATTGAAAAAAACAATCATTGGCACTATGTTAAGGGTTCTTGCAATGGATTGGTTTATCTTTCCGATTATTGCCTAGAATATTCCCTTTTATGGAATCCAACTACTAGAAAGCACAAGGATTTGCCTCCTTTTAGACCTAGAGCCAAAAAAACCGAACCCGCATTTGGCTTTGGATATGATGAGCTCCATGATGATTATAAAGTAGTGATTATTTCTTATAATTATACTATTCGCACTTCAGATGACATTGAGGTCAAAGTATATAGTCTAAAGAGTGATTCTTGGACTAGTGTTGATTATTGTGATGAGGGGAtattctttatcaaaaaaagtCCTGGTTATTGTGGGGAGATATTAATTGATAATGGTTTTTTGGGTGGGAAGCTTTATTGGGGTACTTCTATTTCTGATCCTAATCCTAATGTGCATAACAGCAGGAACATTATGGCTTTTGATTTAGCTAATGAGAAGTGGGAAAAGGTGGAGGAGCCCTCCTATGGAGAAAGAGAGACTGAATTGCTTGTGGGAAAGTTGGGAAGTGATCTTTGTGTCTTTATTGATTATAAGACAATTCATATAGGTGTTTGGGTTATGAAAGAGTATGAGGTTAAAGAATCTTGGATAAATATGTTTACCATCCCATATCCAAATGATCCAGAATGGTTTCCAAACTTTTTTATGTCAAATAAAGGTAAAATATTGTCGGTGTCTGGAGCAACTTTCATGATATACAATTCAACAGACGACTCATTCAGATATTCATGTGTTACTAACTGTCATGACGGTCAATATGCCCAATTCTACCTTGAAAGCCTAGTTTGCCCTTTATCAACCCAAGGGGCAGAGAATGCGGAAAAAGCTCATATTAAAAAATCTAGTAACAAATAA